A region from the Stutzerimonas stutzeri genome encodes:
- the putP gene encoding sodium/proline symporter PutP gives MNVSTPTLITFVIYIAAMILIGFTAYRATKNFDDYILGGRSLGSFVTALSAGASDMSGWLLMGLPGAVFVAGLSESWIAIGLIAGAWLNWIFVAGRLRVHTEHNHNALTLPDYFSHRFEDTSRLLRIFSALVILVFFTIYCASGIVAGARLFESTFGMSYDTALWVGAAATIVYVFVGGFLAVSWTDTVQATLMIFALLITPIFVILSLGDMGTVMDTIAAQDPSNFDMFKGLSFIAIISLLGWGLGYFGQPHILVRFMAADSVKTIPNARRIGMAWMILTLAGAVTVGFLGIAYFADNPTLAGAVTENGERVFMELVKLMFNPWIAGIILSGVLAAVMSTLSAQLLVSSSALTQDFYKAFLRKGASQTELVWVGRGMVLLIALIAIGIASNPDSKVLGLVSYAWAGFGAAFGPVVLISLVWKRMTRNGALAGMLVGAVTVVVWKEFIGLGLYEIIPGFILASLAIYVVSLMSKEPAASIQQRFEAADAEYHAG, from the coding sequence ATGAATGTGTCTACCCCAACCCTGATCACGTTCGTGATCTACATCGCGGCGATGATCCTCATCGGTTTCACCGCCTACCGAGCTACCAAGAACTTCGACGACTACATCCTCGGCGGCCGCAGCCTTGGCAGCTTCGTTACCGCGCTGTCCGCCGGCGCGTCGGACATGAGCGGCTGGCTGCTGATGGGCCTGCCCGGGGCGGTGTTCGTCGCCGGTCTGTCGGAAAGCTGGATCGCCATCGGCCTGATCGCTGGTGCCTGGCTCAACTGGATCTTCGTCGCCGGGCGACTGCGCGTACACACCGAGCACAACCACAACGCGCTGACCCTGCCGGACTATTTCTCTCATCGTTTCGAGGACACCAGCCGCCTGCTGCGGATCTTCTCGGCGCTGGTGATTCTGGTGTTCTTCACCATCTATTGCGCTTCGGGCATCGTCGCGGGAGCACGCCTGTTCGAATCGACCTTCGGTATGTCGTACGACACGGCGCTTTGGGTCGGCGCGGCGGCGACCATCGTCTACGTGTTCGTCGGTGGCTTTCTTGCCGTGAGCTGGACCGATACCGTGCAGGCGACGCTGATGATCTTCGCGCTGCTGATCACGCCGATATTCGTCATCCTCTCGCTGGGTGACATGGGTACCGTGATGGACACCATCGCCGCTCAGGATCCCTCCAATTTCGACATGTTCAAGGGACTGTCCTTTATCGCCATCATCTCGCTGCTCGGCTGGGGGCTCGGCTATTTCGGCCAGCCGCACATCCTGGTGCGCTTCATGGCAGCCGACTCGGTGAAGACCATTCCCAACGCCCGCCGCATCGGCATGGCCTGGATGATTCTGACCCTGGCTGGTGCCGTCACCGTGGGCTTCCTCGGCATCGCCTACTTCGCTGACAACCCGACCCTGGCCGGTGCGGTCACCGAGAACGGTGAGCGTGTGTTCATGGAGCTGGTCAAGCTGATGTTCAATCCATGGATTGCCGGGATCATCCTCTCCGGCGTACTGGCAGCGGTCATGAGTACCCTCAGCGCGCAACTGCTGGTCAGCTCCAGCGCATTGACACAGGACTTCTACAAGGCCTTCCTGCGCAAGGGCGCATCGCAGACCGAGCTGGTCTGGGTTGGCCGCGGCATGGTGCTGTTGATCGCGCTGATCGCCATCGGTATCGCCTCGAATCCGGACAGCAAGGTGCTGGGCCTGGTGTCCTACGCCTGGGCGGGCTTTGGCGCTGCCTTCGGTCCGGTGGTGCTGATTTCGCTGGTGTGGAAGCGCATGACCCGCAACGGTGCGCTGGCGGGCATGCTGGTTGGTGCCGTTACCGTAGTCGTCTGGAAGGAATTCATTGGCCTCGGACTGTACGAAATCATCCCCGGCTTCATCCTCGCCAGCCTTGCCATCTACGTTGTCAGCCTCATGAGCAAGGAGCCTGCAGCGTCCATTCAGCAGCGCTTCGAAGCGGCTGACGCGGAATATCACGCGGGGTGA
- a CDS encoding cysteine-rich CWC family protein yields the protein MTDSPDASRCPICGEPNQCALSDPATATQPCWCFTAEIAPDARERIPADALNKACICLRCACGESPANP from the coding sequence ATGACCGATTCACCTGACGCCAGCCGCTGCCCGATTTGCGGCGAACCCAACCAATGCGCTCTCAGCGATCCAGCTACCGCCACACAGCCTTGCTGGTGCTTCACCGCCGAGATCGCACCCGATGCCCGCGAACGGATTCCCGCAGACGCGCTGAATAAAGCCTGCATCTGCCTGCGCTGCGCGTGCGGCGAGTCGCCTGCAAACCCGTAA
- the metG gene encoding methionine--tRNA ligase yields MSEARQILVTSALPYANGSIHLGHMLEYIQTDMWVRFQKLRGNQCIYVCADDAHGSAIMLRAEKEGITPEQLIANVQAEHSADFADFLVDFDNFYSTHSEENRELSSLIYTKLRDAGHIATRSVTQYFDPEKGMFLADRFIKGTCPKCAAEDQYGDNCEKCGATYEPTELKNPRSAISGATPVLRDSKHFFFKLPDFEAMLKEWTRSGSLQDSVANKIAEWLDGGLHEWDISRDAPYFGFEIPDEPGKYFYVWLDAPIGYMASFKNLCARRPELDFDAFWNKDSSAELYHFIGKDIINFHTLFWPAMLEGAGFRKPTAVAVHGYLTVNGQKMSKSRGTFIKARTYLEHLNPEYLRYYYAAKLGRGVDDLDLNLEDFVQKVNSDLVGKVVNIASRCAGFIHKGNGGVMVDPNAAPELTDAFQTAAPSIAEAYESRDFARAMREIMALADRANAWIADKAPWALNKQEGMQDEVQAICATGINLFRQLVIFLKPVLPNLAADAERFLNVEPLRWTDIGTLLTNHQLNAFTPLLTRIEPAKIEAMIESSKEDLASTETAAPAQGNGELTKEPIAAEIAFDAFAAVDLRIALIEKCEFVEGADKLLRLTLDIGDAKRNVFSGIKSAYPDPSKLEGRLTLYVANLAARKMKFGVSEGMVLAAGPGGEEIYLLSPDSGAKPGQRVK; encoded by the coding sequence ATGTCCGAAGCCCGCCAGATCCTCGTTACCAGTGCCCTGCCCTACGCCAACGGTTCGATCCACCTTGGCCACATGCTCGAGTACATCCAGACGGACATGTGGGTGCGGTTCCAGAAGCTGCGCGGCAACCAGTGCATCTATGTCTGTGCGGACGACGCCCATGGCTCGGCCATCATGCTGCGCGCCGAAAAGGAAGGCATCACGCCCGAGCAGCTGATCGCCAACGTGCAAGCCGAACACAGCGCCGACTTCGCCGACTTTCTGGTGGACTTCGACAATTTCTATTCGACCCACTCGGAAGAAAACCGCGAGCTGTCCAGCCTGATCTATACCAAGCTGCGCGATGCCGGCCACATCGCCACTCGCTCGGTGACCCAGTATTTCGACCCCGAAAAAGGCATGTTCCTCGCCGACCGCTTCATCAAGGGCACCTGCCCGAAGTGCGCGGCCGAAGACCAGTACGGCGACAACTGCGAAAAGTGCGGCGCCACCTACGAGCCCACCGAGCTTAAGAACCCGCGCTCGGCCATCTCCGGCGCCACACCGGTGCTGCGCGACTCCAAGCACTTCTTCTTCAAATTGCCCGACTTCGAGGCGATGCTCAAAGAGTGGACCCGCAGCGGCAGCCTGCAGGACTCGGTAGCCAACAAGATCGCCGAGTGGCTCGACGGCGGCCTGCACGAGTGGGACATCTCCCGCGATGCGCCCTACTTCGGCTTCGAGATCCCCGATGAGCCCGGCAAGTACTTCTACGTCTGGCTGGACGCGCCCATCGGCTACATGGCCAGCTTCAAGAACCTTTGCGCCCGCCGCCCGGAACTGGACTTCGACGCTTTCTGGAATAAGGATTCCAGCGCCGAGCTGTATCACTTCATCGGCAAGGACATCATCAACTTCCATACCCTGTTCTGGCCCGCCATGCTCGAAGGCGCCGGCTTCCGCAAGCCCACTGCCGTCGCGGTGCATGGCTACCTGACGGTGAACGGGCAGAAGATGTCCAAGTCGCGCGGCACCTTCATCAAGGCGCGCACCTACCTCGAGCACCTGAACCCGGAATACCTGCGCTACTACTATGCCGCCAAGCTGGGTCGTGGCGTGGATGACCTGGACCTCAACCTCGAAGACTTCGTGCAGAAGGTCAATTCGGACCTGGTGGGCAAGGTCGTCAACATCGCCAGCCGCTGCGCCGGCTTCATCCACAAGGGCAACGGCGGCGTGATGGTCGATCCCAACGCCGCACCGGAACTGACCGACGCCTTCCAGACCGCCGCGCCGTCCATCGCCGAGGCCTACGAGAGCCGCGATTTCGCCCGCGCCATGCGCGAGATCATGGCCCTGGCCGACCGCGCCAATGCCTGGATCGCCGACAAGGCACCCTGGGCGCTCAACAAACAGGAAGGCATGCAGGATGAAGTCCAGGCGATCTGCGCCACCGGCATCAACCTGTTCCGCCAGCTAGTGATCTTCCTCAAGCCGGTGCTGCCCAACCTGGCCGCTGACGCCGAGCGCTTCCTCAATGTCGAGCCGCTGCGCTGGACTGACATAGGGACGCTGCTCACCAACCATCAGCTCAACGCCTTCACCCCGCTACTGACCCGTATCGAGCCTGCGAAAATCGAAGCCATGATCGAATCATCCAAGGAAGACCTCGCCTCCACCGAAACCGCCGCGCCTGCCCAAGGCAACGGCGAGCTGACCAAGGAGCCCATCGCCGCCGAAATCGCCTTCGACGCCTTTGCTGCGGTCGACCTGCGCATCGCGCTGATCGAGAAGTGCGAGTTCGTCGAAGGCGCCGACAAGCTGCTGCGCCTGACGCTGGACATCGGCGACGCCAAGCGCAACGTATTCTCCGGCATCAAGAGCGCCTACCCGGACCCGAGCAAGTTGGAAGGCCGTCTGACTCTCTACGTCGCCAACCTCGCCGCGCGCAAGATGAAGTTCGGCGTCTCCGAAGGCATGGTGCTGGCCGCAGGCCCTGGCGGTGAAGAGATCTACCTGCTCAGCCCGGACAGCGGCGCCAAGCCCGGTCAGCGCGTCAAGTAA
- a CDS encoding methylamine utilization protein, with the protein MFKGVLRSSCFLLLCILVVPLRAEPVSVRVTDAQGRPIAGAVLSVAGQAQRKPAPVAIMDQLDKQFVPAVLAVATGTAVSFPNSDDIRHQVYSFSPAKRFELRLYEGTPSAPVGFDQPGLVVLGCNIHDWMLGYIYVSDDPWFGVSDAQGLINLDAPAGQYPATLWHPALVDMQPMDAGTLLLGEDPVELKLPVAVTAALQPSPPTATPFADAFRKATRDAQP; encoded by the coding sequence ATGTTCAAGGGTGTCTTGCGGTCCAGCTGTTTTCTACTGCTGTGCATACTCGTCGTGCCATTACGGGCAGAGCCTGTCAGCGTGCGAGTGACCGATGCGCAGGGACGGCCGATTGCCGGTGCCGTGCTCAGCGTGGCGGGTCAGGCGCAACGCAAGCCAGCGCCCGTTGCGATCATGGATCAGCTCGACAAGCAGTTCGTGCCGGCAGTACTCGCTGTGGCGACTGGCACGGCGGTGAGCTTCCCCAACAGCGATGATATCCGCCACCAGGTCTATTCATTCTCGCCGGCCAAACGCTTCGAACTGCGCCTCTACGAGGGTACGCCGAGCGCGCCGGTAGGCTTCGATCAACCCGGGCTGGTGGTGCTGGGCTGTAACATCCATGACTGGATGCTGGGTTATATCTACGTTTCCGACGATCCCTGGTTTGGCGTCAGCGACGCGCAAGGTCTCATCAATCTGGATGCCCCAGCCGGACAGTACCCGGCGACGCTCTGGCACCCGGCCCTGGTCGATATGCAACCAATGGATGCGGGCACGCTGTTGTTGGGTGAAGATCCGGTCGAGCTGAAGCTGCCGGTTGCGGTGACCGCCGCGCTGCAGCCCTCGCCTCCGACGGCCACACCGTTCGCCGATGCTTTCAGGAAAGCCACCCGTGACGCGCAGCCTTAG
- a CDS encoding pseudouridine synthase, with amino-acid sequence MRLDRFLANLPHCGHRQARLLLASGRASVNGETVCNGTHDVRIFDRIELDGELLQAGKPARFFMLNKPAGCVSATADPQHPTVLDLLNEPDKQELHIAGRLDFNTTGLLIITNDGLWSRRLTQPESLLGKTYLVETEDPIDPLCVERFAEGLYFRFENLTTLPAELELLAPHQARLTLHEGRYHQVKRMFGHFNNKVTALHRDRMGPLTLTPSLAPGEYRSLTASEIAQI; translated from the coding sequence ATGCGCCTCGACCGCTTCCTCGCCAACCTGCCCCACTGCGGCCATCGCCAGGCGCGCTTGCTGTTGGCCTCGGGCCGTGCATCGGTAAATGGCGAGACGGTCTGCAACGGCACCCATGACGTTCGCATCTTCGACCGTATCGAGCTGGACGGCGAGTTGCTACAGGCCGGCAAACCGGCGCGTTTCTTTATGCTCAACAAACCCGCCGGCTGTGTCAGCGCCACCGCCGATCCGCAACACCCTACGGTGCTGGATCTGCTGAACGAGCCGGACAAGCAAGAGCTGCATATAGCCGGGCGCCTGGACTTCAACACCACCGGCCTGCTGATCATCACCAACGACGGCCTTTGGTCCCGCCGCCTCACCCAACCGGAAAGCCTGCTGGGCAAAACCTATCTGGTGGAAACCGAAGACCCCATCGACCCCCTCTGCGTCGAGCGCTTTGCCGAAGGGCTGTATTTCCGCTTCGAAAACCTTACCACCCTGCCCGCCGAGCTCGAGCTGCTCGCCCCCCATCAGGCACGCCTGACCCTGCATGAAGGCCGCTATCATCAGGTCAAACGCATGTTCGGCCACTTCAACAACAAGGTCACCGCCCTGCACCGCGATCGCATGGGCCCGCTTACCCTCACCCCCAGCCTCGCACCTGGCGAGTACCGCAGCCTGACCGCCAGCGAAATCGCCCAGATCTAA
- a CDS encoding DUF4396 domain-containing protein, whose product MTVPAWLTVLAWISLLVALVCAIWVIVDLRRHPQPMKIMNLVWPITMLWAGPIGIWAYRRMGRPHAIMKQQGKFMDDMQMPAWHSTFKGATHCGSGCTLGDIVAETFTLAVPLSLFGHHVFGTWALDFCLAFLFGVAFQYFSIKPMRNLSPGQGLVASLKADTLSLTAWQLGMYGWMALCLFVWFSEQTLPKTSAAFWFMMQIAMLCGLVVAYPVNAWLIRKGIKEAM is encoded by the coding sequence ATGACCGTGCCTGCCTGGCTCACCGTCCTGGCCTGGATCTCGCTACTAGTCGCGCTCGTCTGCGCGATCTGGGTAATCGTCGATCTGCGTCGCCACCCACAGCCGATGAAGATCATGAACCTGGTCTGGCCCATCACCATGCTCTGGGCCGGTCCGATCGGCATCTGGGCCTATCGGCGCATGGGCCGGCCGCATGCGATCATGAAGCAGCAGGGCAAATTCATGGACGACATGCAGATGCCCGCCTGGCACAGCACCTTCAAGGGCGCGACCCACTGTGGCAGCGGCTGCACCTTGGGCGATATCGTTGCTGAAACCTTCACGCTGGCGGTGCCGCTCAGCCTGTTCGGCCACCATGTGTTCGGCACCTGGGCGCTAGATTTCTGCCTGGCCTTCCTGTTCGGCGTCGCCTTCCAGTATTTCAGCATCAAGCCGATGCGCAACCTCAGCCCTGGCCAGGGTCTGGTCGCCTCGCTGAAGGCCGACACCCTGTCGCTGACCGCCTGGCAGCTCGGCATGTACGGCTGGATGGCGCTCTGCCTGTTCGTCTGGTTCTCCGAACAAACCCTGCCGAAAACCAGCGCAGCGTTCTGGTTCATGATGCAGATCGCCATGCTCTGCGGGCTGGTAGTGGCCTACCCGGTCAACGCGTGGCTGATCCGCAAGGGGATCAAAGAGGCGATGTAG
- a CDS encoding group I truncated hemoglobin yields the protein MRRFALLFCLLLGACAGQVPEEDSLYRQLGGEPGVTRIVEGMLLRIAADPRIVEHFQDIDIQRLRDKLIEQFCVEAGGPCVYTGDSMQESHKGLALTPSDFNALVEDLQAAMTAEGVPIPTQNRLLARLAPMRSQVIDQ from the coding sequence ATGCGTCGGTTCGCCCTGTTGTTCTGTCTGTTGCTCGGTGCCTGCGCTGGGCAGGTGCCTGAAGAAGACAGCCTGTATCGCCAGCTCGGTGGCGAGCCCGGCGTCACCCGGATCGTCGAGGGCATGCTGCTGCGCATCGCCGCGGACCCTCGTATCGTCGAGCATTTTCAGGACATCGATATCCAGCGCCTGCGCGACAAGCTGATCGAGCAGTTCTGCGTCGAGGCGGGCGGCCCCTGCGTCTACACCGGCGACAGCATGCAGGAGAGCCACAAAGGCCTGGCCCTGACGCCCAGCGACTTCAACGCGCTGGTAGAGGACCTGCAGGCAGCCATGACCGCCGAGGGCGTGCCGATCCCTACGCAGAACCGCTTGTTGGCGCGCCTGGCACCCATGCGCAGCCAGGTGATCGATCAGTAA
- a CDS encoding putative bifunctional diguanylate cyclase/phosphodiesterase: MTRSLSFHARLSCILAAFLLVVIATLYFSVRLVTESAVSNQAAERLESGLRVFERLLDMRGRQLRDGIQVLAADFGFKDAVSSGDTLTLQSAMANQAARINASEAMLLDLNGKVLASSLSSARPGDTFRYADELREARQQGQAMLVVSLDQQAHLMVEAEVRAPLPIARVVMGFAMDEALASELKQLTGLEVSFLAREADRRGRLATTLASAGHEELIDGWRRHDHAKGIQELMLGGERYLNEDIVLSQGADYSVVALLHSSLDDALAGFHQLDSRILLIAFVGLIASLIGALLLARSLSGPVNTLAEAAERVGRGDYQTPIELDRGDELGALASALNQMQRGIAEREQLIAHNMLHDDVTGLPNRSLVAELLSNAIGAGRTTAVLHIGIGNLAGVQDSGGAEGVDQALRELTQRLQAGLQPGDHLARMLSDEFLLIVSDTSADNAFSAAVAVQQALALPVRVAELEMRIEAHIGVAGYPDDAGSVDELLRRARIAMQDAAQMPDGLQLYQHGRDDAHQRQITLIRDLRRAAQVGGLHLHFQPKVDLEQGRVYQAEALLRWHHPVYGMVSPGEFIPLAERTGSIQLLTAWVIEAVLRQLHVWNGRGLYVEVSLNISAEDLTSLTLEQRVGELLQRYLIPGDQLVFEITESAMMRDPERALAMLHRLRSLGIRLSVDDFGTGYSSLAQLRRMPVQELKIDQSFIRELDDTCGDAVIVRSTIDMSHALGLKVVAEGVEHGETRDLLRTWGCDTLQGYFFSRPLPADAFEAWLRQQPHLAARPLKERS; this comes from the coding sequence GTGACGCGCAGCCTTAGCTTCCACGCGCGCCTGTCGTGCATCCTCGCCGCCTTTCTGCTGGTGGTAATCGCCACCTTGTATTTTTCCGTGCGCCTGGTCACCGAATCAGCTGTAAGCAACCAGGCTGCCGAGCGGCTGGAATCGGGCCTGCGGGTGTTCGAGCGATTGCTGGACATGCGCGGCCGCCAACTGCGCGATGGGATTCAGGTGCTCGCCGCCGACTTCGGCTTCAAGGATGCCGTCTCCAGCGGGGACACGCTCACCCTGCAGTCAGCCATGGCAAACCAGGCGGCGCGCATTAACGCCAGCGAGGCGATGCTGCTGGACCTGAACGGCAAGGTATTAGCGTCGAGCCTGTCCAGCGCAAGGCCGGGCGATACCTTCCGCTATGCCGACGAGTTGCGTGAGGCGCGCCAGCAGGGCCAGGCGATGTTGGTGGTGTCGCTGGATCAACAGGCGCACCTGATGGTCGAGGCCGAGGTCCGCGCGCCGTTGCCCATCGCTCGTGTGGTAATGGGCTTCGCGATGGACGAGGCGCTGGCCAGCGAGCTCAAGCAGTTGACCGGCCTGGAGGTGTCCTTTCTGGCGCGGGAGGCGGACCGCAGGGGCCGGTTGGCCACCACGCTGGCCTCCGCGGGGCACGAGGAGCTGATCGATGGTTGGCGTCGGCACGATCATGCCAAGGGTATCCAGGAGCTGATGCTTGGCGGTGAGCGCTACCTCAACGAGGACATCGTGCTCTCGCAAGGTGCCGACTACAGCGTTGTCGCGCTGCTTCACAGTTCACTGGACGATGCCCTGGCCGGCTTCCACCAGCTCGATTCCCGAATCCTGCTGATCGCTTTCGTCGGCCTGATCGCGTCGCTGATCGGGGCGCTGCTCCTTGCGCGCAGCCTGTCCGGGCCGGTCAACACACTGGCCGAGGCGGCCGAGCGGGTCGGGCGCGGTGATTACCAGACGCCGATCGAGCTGGATCGCGGCGACGAACTGGGCGCGCTGGCCAGCGCCCTCAACCAGATGCAGCGGGGCATCGCCGAGCGTGAACAACTGATCGCCCACAACATGCTCCACGATGACGTGACCGGCCTGCCGAACCGTTCGCTGGTTGCCGAGCTGCTGTCCAATGCCATCGGCGCCGGGCGTACCACCGCAGTGCTGCATATCGGCATCGGCAATCTGGCCGGCGTGCAGGACAGCGGCGGAGCCGAAGGGGTCGATCAGGCCCTGCGCGAGCTGACCCAGCGATTACAGGCAGGCTTGCAACCCGGTGACCACCTGGCGCGGATGCTTAGCGACGAGTTCCTGCTGATCGTCAGCGACACCTCGGCCGACAACGCCTTCAGCGCTGCAGTCGCCGTGCAGCAGGCGCTGGCCTTGCCGGTGCGCGTTGCTGAACTCGAGATGCGTATCGAGGCGCACATTGGGGTAGCCGGTTACCCGGACGATGCCGGCAGCGTCGACGAATTGCTGCGGCGTGCCCGGATCGCCATGCAGGACGCCGCGCAGATGCCGGACGGCTTGCAGCTTTACCAGCACGGCCGGGACGACGCCCATCAGCGACAGATAACCCTGATCCGGGACCTGCGTCGCGCGGCCCAGGTCGGCGGCTTGCACCTGCATTTCCAGCCGAAGGTCGATCTGGAACAAGGCCGTGTCTATCAGGCCGAGGCGCTGCTGCGCTGGCATCACCCGGTCTACGGCATGGTATCGCCGGGAGAGTTCATACCCTTGGCCGAGCGCACGGGCAGCATTCAACTGCTGACCGCCTGGGTCATCGAGGCGGTGCTGCGGCAACTGCACGTCTGGAACGGGCGTGGACTGTACGTGGAAGTGTCGTTGAACATTTCCGCCGAAGACCTGACCAGCCTGACCTTGGAGCAGCGGGTTGGCGAGCTGCTGCAACGCTACCTGATTCCCGGCGACCAGCTGGTCTTCGAAATCACCGAAAGCGCCATGATGCGCGATCCGGAGCGTGCCCTGGCGATGCTGCATCGGTTGCGCTCGCTGGGCATTCGGCTATCGGTGGATGATTTCGGCACCGGCTACTCGTCGCTCGCCCAGCTGCGTCGCATGCCGGTGCAGGAGCTGAAGATCGACCAGTCGTTCATCCGTGAGCTGGATGACACCTGTGGCGATGCGGTGATCGTCCGTTCGACCATCGACATGAGCCATGCGCTGGGCCTCAAGGTCGTGGCTGAAGGCGTCGAGCATGGCGAAACGCGTGACCTGCTGCGCACCTGGGGTTGCGACACCCTGCAAGGTTATTTCTTCAGCCGGCCGCTTCCGGCCGATGCTTTCGAGGCCTGGCTCAGGCAACAACCCCACCTGGCCGCGCGGCCGCTCAAGGAGCGCTCATGA
- a CDS encoding DUF3034 family protein, with translation MRRLRTLLLAACCAPMLASADAGRLLATGGATSIEGAAGGGITPWAVLAGYGERGEWGGDVFATRVETGDYRLDVAGVAFAFDNRLELSFARQRFDLGTLARNLSLPENSLSQDIFGAKLRLFGDLVYDRLPQVALGVQHKRQKDFLIPSLIGARRDEDTEAYLTASRLILGGAFGYNLLLNGGVRYSRANELGLLGFGGDRRDSRSLLKEGSAAVLFNPNWALGVEYREKPDNLSFAGESDWADLFLGYFPNKRLAVVLAYARLGEIATLDNQDGLYLSVQGSF, from the coding sequence ATGAGACGTTTGCGAACCCTGCTGCTCGCCGCCTGCTGCGCACCGATGTTGGCCAGCGCAGACGCGGGGCGTTTATTGGCCACCGGCGGCGCTACCAGCATCGAAGGCGCGGCCGGTGGCGGTATCACGCCCTGGGCCGTGCTGGCGGGTTATGGCGAGCGGGGCGAGTGGGGCGGCGACGTCTTCGCCACTCGCGTTGAGACCGGCGACTACCGACTGGACGTCGCCGGTGTAGCGTTTGCCTTCGATAACCGCCTGGAGTTGTCCTTTGCGCGGCAGCGCTTCGATCTCGGCACCTTGGCGCGGAATCTGTCGCTGCCGGAGAACAGCCTCAGCCAAGACATCTTTGGCGCCAAACTGCGACTGTTCGGCGACCTTGTCTACGACCGTCTGCCGCAGGTGGCACTGGGCGTGCAGCACAAACGTCAGAAGGACTTTCTGATTCCGTCACTGATCGGCGCGCGGCGCGATGAAGACACCGAAGCCTATCTGACCGCCAGCCGCCTGATTCTCGGTGGCGCCTTTGGCTACAACCTTCTGCTCAACGGCGGGGTGCGCTACAGCCGCGCCAACGAGCTGGGGCTGCTTGGGTTCGGCGGTGATCGTCGCGACAGCCGCAGCCTGCTCAAGGAAGGCTCGGCTGCCGTGCTGTTCAACCCGAACTGGGCGCTCGGTGTCGAGTACCGGGAAAAGCCGGACAACCTTTCCTTTGCGGGCGAAAGCGACTGGGCCGATCTATTCCTGGGCTACTTCCCCAACAAGCGCCTGGCGGTAGTCCTGGCGTATGCACGGCTGGGCGAGATCGCCACGCTGGACAATCAGGACGGCCTGTACCTGTCCGTGCAGGGGAGCTTCTGA
- the apbC gene encoding iron-sulfur cluster carrier protein ApbC, whose protein sequence is MTVTREAVEAVLRQYTDPNLNQDPVSAGCVRSIDVEGDRVSVQIELGYAAGLFRSGWAQMLAMAIEGLEGVTRADVQVDCVIRSHKAQDQVEALGNVKNIIAVASGKGGVGKSTTAANLALALAREGARVGVLDADIYGPSQGIMFGIPEGTRPQIRDGKAFIPLEAHGVQIMSMAFLADDKTPMVWRGPMVSGALLQLITQTAWNDLDYLVVDMPPGTGDIQLTLAQKVPVVGAVIVTTPQDLALLDAKKGVEMFRKVNIPVLGVVENMAIHICSNCGHAEHLFGEGGGEKLAAQYNVELLASLPLSMAIRTQADAGKPTAIADPESQIAMIYQQMARSVGARISQSGQIVAQSMPNIMVTDD, encoded by the coding sequence ATGACCGTCACACGCGAAGCTGTCGAAGCCGTACTGCGTCAGTACACCGACCCTAACCTGAACCAGGATCCGGTGAGTGCCGGTTGCGTGCGTTCGATCGATGTCGAGGGCGATCGGGTCAGCGTCCAGATCGAGCTGGGCTACGCGGCAGGACTGTTCCGCAGTGGTTGGGCGCAGATGCTTGCCATGGCCATCGAAGGGCTCGAAGGCGTGACCCGCGCGGACGTGCAGGTCGACTGCGTGATTCGCTCGCACAAGGCGCAGGACCAAGTGGAAGCCCTGGGCAATGTGAAGAACATCATTGCCGTCGCGTCTGGCAAGGGCGGAGTGGGCAAATCCACCACCGCGGCCAACTTGGCGCTGGCGCTGGCGCGGGAAGGGGCGCGTGTCGGCGTGCTGGATGCCGATATCTACGGGCCGAGCCAGGGCATCATGTTCGGCATTCCCGAAGGCACACGGCCGCAGATCCGTGACGGCAAGGCGTTCATTCCGCTCGAGGCGCATGGCGTGCAGATCATGTCGATGGCCTTTCTGGCAGACGACAAGACGCCGATGGTCTGGCGCGGCCCGATGGTTTCCGGCGCGCTGTTACAGCTGATCACCCAGACGGCGTGGAACGATCTCGACTATCTCGTCGTGGATATGCCGCCGGGCACCGGTGACATTCAGCTGACCCTGGCGCAGAAGGTGCCGGTGGTGGGTGCCGTGATCGTCACCACGCCGCAGGACCTGGCGCTGCTGGACGCGAAGAAGGGCGTCGAAATGTTCCGCAAGGTAAACATTCCGGTGCTGGGTGTGGTGGAGAACATGGCCATCCACATCTGCTCGAATTGCGGTCATGCCGAGCACCTGTTCGGCGAAGGCGGCGGCGAGAAGCTGGCGGCGCAGTACAACGTCGAGCTGTTGGCATCCCTGCCGCTGTCGATGGCGATCCGCACCCAGGCCGACGCCGGCAAGCCGACCGCGATTGCCGATCCGGAAAGCCAGATTGCCATGATCTATCAGCAGATGGCGCGCAGCGTCGGAGCGCGGATTTCCCAGAGCGGGCAAATCGTGGCGCAGTCGATGCCGAACATCATGGTGACCGACGACTGA